One stretch of Lucilia cuprina isolate Lc7/37 chromosome 6, ASM2204524v1, whole genome shotgun sequence DNA includes these proteins:
- the LOC111678015 gene encoding obscurin isoform X4, with product METAFDILVVNQDFKAETSDSVTLTRGDIVEVLKTTETNGNLKNVADTDATVKWLVRVFGDNAKEGWVPKNILDAGLNAMLNGNEKESADFQKKAVIRELIETEEEFNRDLQNVVDRYIKAVDAATAPRNVRDSKDIIFGNFQQIAEFHNMVFIDGVKYYADKPNMVVKTFLRLERDFDMHVKYCKTEPLAQEYLASNKEAFTFFQEISNRYNDEKTLSEHLKLPIQRINDYQLLLKDLLKFSLSLKENIKDIQKALELMLSVPSRAYDNTFLNSIEGYRGNINKIGRLLLHEWWTVIDKEGKPHERYLFLFKSRVLICKVRKISEKRSIFVLQEIIRIPDCTVEEDTANNLIKFTAKPNAKDAQHLPICLKPHGNDQKDILNKWYTEICTHIDKEVTLQEHKADDLRIDSTQILQETTLNLPQKAEAYNPDTNIKASDVAKDYFLTKEEKERYQAEYQELLRLEQESIERYNKTKLESYQSVQKSSVSSKETSQHSEIQQRTETISKVSQRIDGVEQQITTQTQSVQEQEKVVVKNDNIVEAQRSANVSCSQETKTEIVNKETATQSVQEAQESVIQKSVKITEPKEEPVPKPAPEPKRESPKAARESPKHTKEEPLPKAAPEPKRESPKPARESPKLTKEPSRESPKQAKEPLRESPKPKKDSPKQQEQPARESPQPKKDSPKPQETAKPTPEEPKAAHQQSVAIKQELRQEYIESSSREEHKEEITQTATNITTETEILPPSCPVEEIDENLAGEPAHFEIQYKEKPGLVIWLKDNKPLDDVLADRITQTEAAMNSYRLDIKNCSERDTGAYTAKATTGAEVTTCTAQLVVGQSAEHDESRTNVAPIFLVSLKDAEMLENTMFRFLIKIMGDPKPKVEFFKDNKEILDSDTRRHIVREKDYLGYYELVINEVTKDDAGTYQCKAYNKHGEAFCEATVTTAEDKNPFGSLAGQILPPGEKPVFQWKRNGAPFDPEERFKVLFGEDEDSLALVFQHVKPEDAGIYTCVAQTTTGNISCSAELSVQGAIQTLNREPEKPTLVIEHREANTHVGGTAILELQCKGFPKPAVQVKHEGEIIQVDERHKFLYEDDETMSLLIKNATTDDAGIYTIHAMNELGEDTSEISLVVKAPPKIKKVKDITCHISETVKIEVEVEGYPKPILNLTNNGKDITCEKNIKISEVSIGKSTEKVVIEIVDIKLSQSGNFSLRATNDLSQTSEYWNCTVHSKPVFVKQLEEEYVHGEKETVIMTCRIDAFPEAKLTWYQEGKEINMKNSKYSVSCDGNAYTLKITGVTRVDAGEYSVKAENEHGTATSKTNLLIKCTPEITTNLKNIIVTEGDTNVMLNIGIDAYPKPSVKWYLDGIEIDEKRNEFRRQEEGHDYKLIMKEVTTSLQGTYSAVVMNDYGKVQNECIVTVQCKPKIKKQLKDTELEEGKTLTLETDIYSEPEATVKWYKNGQECSADARLKIHHDSKRYEEYSMTLNLCKPEDSGTYEVRAKNLVGESVSKCQVNILTKPEIDHVDIFEKHSFESVPLKYEVIAHGIPKPEAIWYKDGKEIKPDENTAIIVEGEKYRLEKKYLKLEDAGNYKVVIKNKVGEKTHQGVLSLSGIAEYRKPIVKKGLADISTYKGKPLSLPVVFTADPEPKITWLKDGKPIQANEHVKLEVVKKDLEHGLVEYACTLNIDKTEHADNGRYELQIENKFGQANISCFADVLSKPEIIGLKDQGCMPGQTVCFDVVVQANPKPKVTWSRGNENLCNNENCEVIADVEADKYRLVFQTVGANEGGTYTLTAVNNEGTTTQDFKLNVHVEKPTFITPPEDQVIHDYHAALTKVLVHGVPLPKVEWLKDGKPIDIEATDKLTGEKIYRVAHNVVATDQIASEMEVVHFRLNDIAKYAAVGVNDIGKTEAPFKLTMLDLAPTFIKNLEPTQEVTEGRPLTLQCVVDGSPLPVVQWFKDNEEVKPTEHIKITTTPQGLIKLEIEECVPNDSGAYKLAVTNEHGKKVALCAVAVNPKPLEPTFVKTFGDQKITVGEPLKLEAVVNGFPAPEIKWFKDEVLLRPSEAINFINNPNGQIGIAIDCCTPHDAGIYKCIISNPGGEVKGVAKIQVVPKETKPEFIAELKDAKSIEGFPVKMDVKVVANPMPDVKWFHNGQELLPQNKHCTLVQNPDNTYSMIIEKPTPADSGLYEVIATNDKGSAASKAKLYVAPVTDENAAEEAPSFVSSLRDVNADEGQPLELSAPFVGNPMPETIWSKDGVPLTPSERILMTCDGKHVGLIINPAETSDSGVYSCLLANPLGEDTSKCNANVSKIYKKPIFTQKITDQQQVYGGDAKISVSVSGVPYPDLQWYFNDKPIEDGDKYYMKNDGDHHTLTVRDCGDHDKGTYKCIATNREGKDITQGRLDIVNEIKKHIRSEPPVFLKKIGDCDIYAGMAAKFTAMATGYPKPEVEWFKNGQKLFPTDKIHMETEANGLMRLCIKDADENDVGRYSCRIYNPHGDDQCEAELMFDTFDSPSQAPLGDQYSDYKKYKHSGAPNPLSEAPYILKMTDRNLQLGWSPSVPSMPRYPITYQVEMMDLPEGEWRTIRTGIRNCSCYVKDLEPFRDYRFRVRVDNKFGVSDPSPYIQTYRSKLVPDPPKTYTYLAPGVDFRPETSPYFPKDFDIECPPHDGMAQAPQFLRREKDVTYGVKGHNTELMWFVYGYPKPKMTYYFDDMLIEPGGRFDFSYTRNGQATLFINKMLDRDVGWYEAVATNEHGEARQRVRLEIAEYPRFTKRPDETFIMARKNGRIEAHVVGVPMPEIRWYKDWQPLADTTRIKMRHIEPNIYILSLSDTIIKDAGLYSISARNVAGSVSSSVMVHIEDNEDQYIFNTYGRHPYVRTKQFRCEDKYDFGDELGRGTQGITYHAVERATGYSYAGKVMYGKPEIRPFMLNEMEMMNIMNHRNLIRLHDAYETDRNVTLILELAAGGELVRDNLLKRDYFRERDIASYVRQVLWGLEHMHDAGLGHMGLTIKDLLISVVGGDFLKISDFGLTRRIHTHALTTLDYGMPEYVSPEVVNKEGVGFAHDMWSVGVITYVLLSGHNPFRGANDRETLQRIKEGHWDFSDSIWTHITDEGRDFIKRLLVYSPEERMDVKTALRHPWFFMLDRRASDEEYRISTDRLRNYYNDFRDWYANASCKHYFRRRRLSGCWTHPSKMVYPPGLVYTPEPTPERTPEPRIRSKRVETYSKYLHPEYELGIIQSESHYQYGPDTYLLQLRDVNFPVRLREYMKVAHRRSPSFAMNESLDWSLPIIRERRRFTDIMDEEIDDERTRSRISTYTAQDSYTIRRLRTELGPRLDEYTEAEAMIECRREGYPPFFREKPQALAITEGQPAHVHCFAVGDPKPNVQWFKNDMVLIENNRIKFHTDEDGRSILRFEPAMQFDVGVYKAVARNKVGQTVARCRVVIATLPDAPDSPEISAASGSEILLRWKQPRDDGHTSVLCYSLEYKRLDGDAWINIADNIDHEFYLVHDLQPNTQYQFRLASRNRIGWSEMGIPITGATSGMDAPKIHITKAMKHLQQLTENGHVVLPEEERVHTDYHCEREPPNWVTDHSVNEKYSFISEIARGEFSTIVKGIQKSSDAVVVAKIFEVNDENEEDIVAEFDNFKTLRHERIPALFAAYKPLNVPIAIFIMEKLQGADVLTYFSSRHQYTEQMVATVIVQLLDALQYLHWRGFCHLNIQPDNVVMASVRSIQIKLIDFGCTKKVNKLGVQVRPCGMLDFQSPEMVMEEPVFPQSDIWSVGVLTYLLLSGTSPFRGADEYETKQNITFVRYRFENLFGEVTPEATRFIMFLFKRHPQKRPYTEDCQEHRWLMASDYMVKKRERAHFLGNRLKEFSDEYHSQKSAKAAPKINFEGGPTPSQLLRSNSIQEELFTTY from the exons GAAATTTCGAATAGATATAACGACGAAAAAACTTTGAGTGAACATCTTAAATTGCCCATACAACGAATTAACGATTATCaacttttattaaag GATTTGCTTAAATTCTCACTGagcttaaaagaaaacattaaagatATCCAAAAGGCTTTAGAGTTAATGCTTAGTGTTCCTAGCCGAGCCTACGATAATACATTCTTGAATAGCATTGAGGGTTACCGaggtaatataaataaaattggacgGCTTCTTTTACACGAATGGTGGACTGTGATCGATAAGGAGGGAAAGCCCCATGAACGTTATCTGTTCCTATTTAAATCACGCGTGCTAATCTGTAAAGTACGAAAAATAAGTGAGAAACGTTCCATATTTGTGTTGCAAGAGATAATAAGAATCCCCGACTGTACGGTAGAGGAGGATACTGCGAATAATCTAATCAAGTTTACCGCCAAACCCAATGCTAAGGATGCCCAGCATTTGCCCATATGCCTAAAGCCTCATGGTAATGATCAAAAGGATATTCTAAATAAGTGGTATACGGAAATTTGTACTCATATAGATAAAGAAGTAACTTTACAAGAACATAAGGCAGACGATTTGCGCATAGATTCTACACAAATCCTACAAGAAACCACTTTAAATTTACCTCAAAAGGCCGAAGCCTATAATCCCGATACAAATATAAAGGCCTCCGATGTGGCCAAAGACTATTTCCTAACCAAAGAGGAAAAAGAACGTTATCAGGCTGAATATCAAGAGTTACTGCGTTTGGAACAAGAGTCCATAGAACGTTATAATAAAACGAAATTGGAAAGTTATCAGTCGGTGCAAAAATCATCGGTTTCTAGCAAAGAAACCAGCCAGCATTCGGAAATACAACAAAGAACCGAAACCATATCGAAAGTATCTCAAAGAATAGATGGTGTTGAGCAGCAGATAACGACACAAACACAATCGGTTCAAGAGCAAGAAAAAGTTGTTGTAAAGAACGATAATATTGTTGAGGCACAAAGATCGGCAAATGTCAGCTGCTCTcaagaaacaaaaacagaaattgTAAATAAGGAAACTGCAACACAAAGTGTACAAGAAGCTCAAGAAAGCGTAATACAAAAGAGTGTTAAAATAACAGAACCCAAAGAGGAGCCTGTACCAAAACCGGCGCCTGAACCTAAAAGAGAATCTCCCAAAGCCGCCCGAGAATCTCCTAAGCATACTAAAGAGGAGCCTTTACCAAAGGCGGCACCTGAACCCAAACGAGAATCTCCCAAACCGGCCAGAGAATCACCTAAGCTTACTAAAGAGCCTTCAAGAGAATCTCCAAAGCAAGCAAAGGAACCTTTGAGAGAATCTCCTAAACCTAAAAAAGATTCTCCTAAGCAACAAGAGCAACCTGCTAGAGAATCTCCTCAACCTAAAAAAGATTCCCCAAAACCGCAAGAAACTGCCAAACCAACGCCCGAAGAACCAAAGGCGGCACATCAACAATCAGTTGCCATTAAGCAGGAACTAAGACAAGAATATATTGAATCATCTTCTAGAGAAGAACATAAGGAAGAGATAACCCAAACAGCTACTAACATAACTACAGAGACTGAGATCTTACCACCCTCGTGCCCAGTTGAGGAAATCGACGAAAATCTTG CTGGTGAACCCGCACACTTCGAAATACAATACAAAGAAAAACCTGGTTTGGTAATTTGGCTAAAAGACAACAAGCCCTTGGATGACGTATTAGCTGATCGCATCACCCAAACTGAAGCCGCGATGAACTCTTATCGCTTGGATATTAAAAATTGCAGTGAACGCGATACTGGCGCTTATACTGCTAAAGCAACAACTGGTGCTGAGGTCACCACTTGTACAGCTCAATTGGTAGTTGGACAAT ctgCCGAACATGATGAAAGTAGAACAAATGTGGCTCCCATTTTCTTGGTCAGCCTTAAGGATGCTGAGATGTTGGAGAATACCATGTTCCGCTTTCTGATCAAAATTATGGGTGATCCCAAGCCTAAAGTTGAATT TTTCAAAGATAATAAAGAGATTTTAGACTCGGATACCAGACGTCATATTGTACGCGAAAAAGACTACTTGGGTTATTATGAATTGGTAATCAATGAGGTAACTAAAGATGATGCCGGCACTTATCAGTGCAAGGCTTACAATAAGCATGGTGAAGCTTTCTGTGAGGCTACCGTCACCACAGCGGAGGATAAGAACCCCTTCGGTTCGTTGGCTGGTCAAATTTTACCTCCCGGTGAAAAGCCTGTATTCCAATGGAAACGCAACGGAGCACCTTTCGATCCCGAAGAACGCTTCAAGGTGTTGTTCGGTGAAGATGAAGATTCATTGGCTTTGGTGTTCCAACATGTCAAGCCTGAAGATGCTGGTATTTACACATGTGTAGCACAGACTACAACCGGTAACATTTCCTGCAGTGCCGAACTATCCGTGCAGGGTGCCATACAAACCCTTAATAGGGAGCCAGAGAAGCCCACTTTGGTTATTGAACACCGTGAAGCTAATACCCATGTTGGTGGTACCGCAATTTTGGAATTGCAATGCAAAGGTTTCCCCAAGCCAGCTGTACAGGTCAAGCATGAAGGTGAAATTATCCAGGTTGATGAGAGACACAAGTTCTTGTACGAAGATGATGAAACAATGTCTTTGTTGATCAAAAATGCCACCACCGATGATGCTGGCATTTACACAATTCATGCCATGAATGAATTGGGTGAAGACACGTCCGAAATTAGTTTGGTAGTAAAAGCTCCACCTAAAATCAAAAAAGTCAAAGATATCACTTGCCATATAAGTGAGACTGTCAAGATTGAGGTCGAGGTTGAAGGCTACCCCAAACCAATTTTGAATTTGACCAACAACGGCAAAGACATTACTTGTGAGAAGAACATCAAAATCTCAGAAGTATCGATTGGCAAGAGCACTGAAAAGGTTGTCATTGAAATTGTCGACATTAAGCTCTCGCAATCTGGAAATTTCTCTTTGAGGGCCACAAACGATCTGAGCCAGACCTCAGAGTACTGGAATTGTACGGTACACTCGAAACCAGTGTTTGTTAAACAACTCGAGGAGGAGTACGTGCACGGTGAAAAGGAAACGGTCATCATGACCTGCAGAATTGATGCATTCCCTGAAGCCAAGCTTACCTGGTATCAAGAGGGTAAAGAGATCAATATGAAGAATAGCAAATATTCTGTATCCTGTGATGGTAATGCTTACACTTTGAAAATCACCGGAGTTACTAGAGTTGATGCTGGTgaatattcagttaaagctgAAAATGAACATGGTACCGCCACCAGCAAAACTAATTTGCTAATCAAGTGCACCCCTGAAATAACCACCAATTTGAAGAATATCATCGTTACCGAGGGTGATACAAATGTCATGCTAAATATTGGCATAGATGCTTATCCTAAACCTAGTGTTAAGTGGTACCTTGATGGTATTGAAATCGATGAAAAACGTAATGAGTTCAGACGTCAAGAGGAAGGACATGATTATAAATTGATCATGAAGGAGGTTACCACTTCCCTACAGGGTACTTACAGTGCTGTAGTTATGAATGATTATGGAAAAGTACAAAACGAATGTATTGTTACCGTACAAT GCAAACCTAAGATCAAGAAACAATTGAAGGATACCGAATTGGAAGAAGGCAAAACATTGACCCTCGAAACCGATATCTATTCTGAACCAGAAGCCACCGTTAAATGGTACAAAAATGGTCAAGAATGTTCGGCCGATGCTCGTTTGAAGATCCATCATGACTCAAAACGTTACGAAGAATACAGCATGACTTTGAACTTATGCAAGCCCGAAGATAGTGGCACTTATGAAGTGAGAGCTAAGAATTTGGTGGGAGAAAGTGTATCCAAATGTCAAGTTAATATATTGA ctaAACCTGAAATTGATCATGTGGATATCTTTGAGAAACACAGTTTCGAATCTGTACCCTTGAAATATGAGGTCATTGCTCATGGCATACCCAAGCCCGAAGCTATTTGGTATAAGGATGGCAAAGAAATTAAGCCCGATGAAAATACCGCCATTATTGTGGAGGGT GAAAAATATCGTTTGGagaagaaatatttgaaattggaGGATGCTGGTAACTATAAGGTGGTTATTAAGAACAAAGTGGGTGAAAAGACCCATCAAGGTGTCTTGTCATTATCGG gtattgCTGAATATCGTAAACCAATTGTTAAGAAGGGCCTGGCCGATATCAGCACTTACAAGGGCAAACCTTTATCATTGCCTGTTGTCTTTACTGCCGATCCTGAGCCCAAAATTACTTGGCTTAAGGATGGCAAACCCATACAAGCCAATGAACACGTCAAATTGGAAGTTGTGAAAAAGGATTTGGAACATGGTTTGGTGGAATATGCTTGCACTTTGAATATTGATAAAA CTGAACATGCTGATAATGGACGTTATGaattacaaattgaaaataaatttggcCAAGCTAATATTAGCTGTTTCGCTGATGTTTTGTCCAAGCCTGAAATCATTGGTCTTAAAGATCAAGGCTGTATGCCTGGTCAAACTGTCTGCTTTGATGTGGTGGTACAGGCCAATCCTAAACCTAAGGTTACCTGGAGTCGTGGCAATGAAAACTTGTGCAACAATGAAAACTGTGAAGTTATTGCCGATGTAGAGGCTGACAAATATAGATTAGTATTCCAGACAGTGGGTGCTAATGAAGGTGGTACTTACACTTTGACGGCTGTCAATAATGAAGGCACTACTACCCAAGACTTCAAGCTTAATGTTCATG TTGAGAAACCCACATTTATTACTCCACCCGAGGATCAAGTGATACATGATTATCATGCCGCTTTAACCAAGGTTTTGGTACATGGTGTTCCATTGCCCAAAGTTGAATGGCTTAAAGATGGCAAACCCATTGATATTGAAGCCACCGATAAGCTTACCGGTGAGAAAATATATCGTGTGGCCCACAATGTGGTTGCCACCGATCAAATTGCCAGTGAAATGGAAGTTGTACACTTCCGTTTGAACGACATCGCCAAG TACGCAGCTGTTGGTGTTAATGATATTGGCAAAACTGAAGCTCCCTTCAAACTCACAATGTTGGATTTGGCTCCCACTTTTATCAAGAACTTGGAACCTACTCAAGAAGTTACAGAAGGCAGACCTCTTACACTACAATGTGTGGTCGATGGCAGTCCTTTGCCTGTAGTACAATGGTTCAAGGATAACGAAGAGGTCAAACCTACCGAGCA CATTAAAATTACCACTACACCTCAGGGTCTTATTAAGTTGGAGATTGAAGAGTGTGTGCCCAATGATTCCGGTGCTTATAAATTGGCAGTTACCAATGAACATGGCAAAAAGGTGGCCTTGTGTGCAGTTGCTGTTAATC CCAAACCCTTGGAACCAACATTTGTTAAAACCTTTGGTGATCAAAAGATTACTGTCGGTGAGCCTTTGAAGTTGGAAGCTGTGGTAAATGGTTTCCCTGCTCCTGAAATCAAATGGTTCAAGGATGAAGTTCTTTTGAGACCCAGCGAAGCTATTAACTTTATTAATAATCCCAATGGCCAGATTGGTATTGC CATTGATTGCTGTACTCCCCACGATGCTGGTATCTACAAGTGTATCATCAGCAATCCTGGCGGTGAAGTAAAGGGTGTAGCCAAAATTCAAGTTGTTCCCAAAGAGACTAAACCTGAATTTATTGCTGAATTGAAAGATGCCAAGAGTATTGAAGGTTTTCCTGTTAAAATGGATGTCAAGGTGGTGGCCAATCCTATGCCCGATGTTAAATGGTTCCACAATGGTCAAGAACTTTTGCCACAAAACAAACACTGTACCTTGGTGCAAAATCCCGATAATACCTACAGTATGATTATCGAAAAGCCTACACCAGCCGATTCTGGTCTTTACGAAGTTATTGCTACCAATGACAAGGGTTCTGCTGCTTCCAAGGCTAAGCTGTATGTAGCCCCAGTAACCGATGAAAACGCTGCTGAAGAAGCTCCCAGTTTTGTGTCCTCACTGCGTGATGTCAACGCCGATGAGGGTCAACCACTTGAATTATCAGCTCCCTTTGTTGGTAATCCGATGCCTGAGACCATTTGGAGCAAGGATGGCGTACCACTTACACCCAGTGAACGTATTCTCATGACCTGTGATGGCAAACATGTAGGTTTGATCATCAATCCTGCCGAGACTTCCGACTCTGGTGTTTATAGTTGTTTGTTGGCCAATCCCTTGGGTGAAGACACCTCCAAGTGTAATGCCAATGTTAGCAAAATCTATAAGAAACCCATTTTCACCCAGAAAATTACCGATCAACAACAGGTTTATGGTGGAGATGCCAAGATTTCTGTTTCAGTTTCAGGTGTACCATATCCAGATTTACAGTGGTACTTCAATGACAAACCCATTGAGGATGGTGATAAGTACTATATGAAAAATGATGGTGATCACCACACTTTAACCGTACGCGACTGTGGAGATCATGATAAGGGCACCTACAAGTGTATTGCCACCAACAGGGAAGGCAAAGATATTACCCAAGGACGTTTGGATATTGTTAATGAAAT CAAAAAACATATTCGCTCTGAACCACCAGTATTCCTTAAGAAAATTGGTGATTGCGATATTTATGCTGGTATGGCTGCCAAATTTACGGCCATGGCTACTGGTTATCCTAAACCCGAAGTTGAATGGTTCAAGAATGGTCAAAAACTCTTCCCCACCGATAAGATCCATATGGAAACGGAAGCTAATGGTTTAATGCGTTTGTGCATTAAGGATGCCGATGAAAATGATGTAGGTCGTTACAGCTGTCGTATATACAATCCCCATGGTGATGATCAATGTGAAGCTGAATTGATGTTCGATA cCTTCGACAGTCCTTCTCAGGCTCCTTTGGGTGATCAATACAGTGATTACAAGAAATACAAACATAGCGGTGCTCCAAATCCTCTTTCCGAAGCTCCTTATATTTTGAAGATGACCGATCGCAATTTGCAATTGGGCTGGTCACCTTCAGTGCCTTCAATGCCACGCTATCCCATTACCTATCAAGTAGAAATGATGGATCTTCCCGAGGGTGAATGGCGTACTATTCGCACTGGTATTCGCAATTGTTCCTGTTATGTCAAGGACTTGGAACCTTTCAGAGATTACAGATTTAGAGTGCGTGTTGACAATAAGTTTGGTGTTAGTGACCCCAGTCCTTACATTCAAACCTATAG ATCGAAATTGGTGCCCGATCCACCAAAGACTTATACATATTTGGCTCCTGGTGTAGATTTCAGACCAGAAACCTCACCTTACTTCCCCAAGGACTTTGATATCGAATGTCCTCCTCACGATGGCATGGCTCAAGCTCCCCA ATTCTTGCGTCGCGAAAAAGACGTTACTTATGGTGTTAAGGGCCATAATACCGAATTAATGTGGTTCGTTTATGGATATCCTAAGCCTAAGATGACCTATTACTTTGATGATATGCTAATTGAACCTGGCGGCAGATTCGACTTCAGTTACACACGTAATGGTCAAGCCACTTTGTTCATCAACAA aaTGTTGGATCGTGATGTAGGCTGGTATGAGGCTGTGGCCACCAATGAGCATGGTGAAGCCAGACAACGTGTAAGACTAGAAATCGCTGAATATCCACGCTTTACTAAACGTCCCGATGAAACCTTTATCATGGCCCGCAAGAATGGTCGTATTGAGGCTCATGTTGTAGGTGTTCCCATGCCAGAAATTCGCTGGTATAAGGACTGGCAACCTTTGGCTGATACCACACGCATTAAGATGCGTCATATTGAAcccaatatttatattttgtcacTCAGTGATACCATCATTAAGGATGCCGGTCTCTATTCGATTAGTGCCCGTAATGTGGCCGGTTCGGTTAGTTCCTCGGTCATGGTCCACATTGAAGATAATGAGgatcaatatatatttaatacctATGGCAGACATCCATATGTGCGTACCAAGCAGTTCCGCTGTGAAGACAAATATGATTTCGGTGATGAATTGGGTCGTGGTACTCAGGGTATTACTTATCATGCTGTTGAAAGGGCCACAGGCTACAGTTATGCTGGCAAGGTTATGTATGGCAAGCCAGAGATTAGACCTTTCATGCTCAACGAAATGGAAATGATGAACATCATGAACCACAGAAACCTCATACGTTTGCATGATGCCTATGAAACTGATCGTAATGTTACTTTAATTTTGGAATTGGCAGCTGGTGGAGAATTGGTCAGAGATAATTTATTGAAGCGAGACTATTTCAGAGAACGTGATATTGCTTCATATGTAAGACAAGTTTTGTGGGGTTTGGAACATATGCACGATGCCGGTTTGGGTCATATGGGTTTGACG attaaagaTCTTTTGATTTCTGTTGTGGGTGGTGATTTCTTGAAAATATCCGATTTCGGTTTAACACGCCGTATTCATACTCATGCCTTGACTACTCTCGATTATGGTATGCCTGAATATGTCTCACCCGAAGTGGTCAACAAGGAGGGTGTTGGTTTTGCTCACGACATGTGGAGTGTTGGTGTTATCACTTATGTTTTACTTTCCGGTCACAATCCATTCCGTGGTGCTAATGATCGCGAAACTTTGCAACGAATTAAAGAAGGTCATTGGGACTTTAGCGATTCCATTTGGACTCACATCACCGATGAAGGTCGCGATTTCATTAAACGCCTTTTGGTTTACAGCCCCGAGGAACGTATGGATGTAAAGACAGCCTTGAGACATCCCTGGTTCTTTATGTTAGATAGACGTGCCTCCGATGAAGAATATCGCATCAGCACTGATCGTTTGAGGAACTATTACAATGACTTTAGAGATTGGTATGCCAATGCTTCTTGCAAGCACTACTTCAGACGTAGACGTTTGAGCGGTTGTTGGACACATCCCTCGAAGATGGTTTATCCACCAGGCTTAGTTTACACCCCTGAACCAACACCCGAACGCACACCAGAACCCAGAATTCGCAGTAAACGTGTTGAAACCTATTCGAAATACTTACATCCCGAATACGAATTGGGTATTATTCAATCCGAAAGCCA CTACCAATATGGTCCTGATACCTATTTGTTGCAATTGCGTGATGTTAACTTCCCCGTACGTTTGCGTGAATACATGAAGGTGGCTCACAGAAGATCACCTTCGTTTGCCATGAACGAAAGCTTGGATTGGTCTTTGCCAATTATTCGTGAACGTCGTCGTTTCACCGATATTATGGATGAAGAAATTGACGATGAACGTACTCGCAGCCGTATTAGCACATATACTGCTCAGGACTCTTATACCATTCGTAGACTGCGTACCGAATTGGGTCCACGTTTAGATGAATATACCGAAGCCGAAGCTATGATTGAATGCAGACGTGAAGGCTATCCTCCATTCTTCAGAGAAAAGCCTCAGGCTTTAGCCATTACTGAGGGACAACCGGCCCATGTTCATTGCTTTGCTGTTGGTGATCCTAAACCCAATGTTCAGTGGTTTAAGAATGATATGGTTTTGATTGAGAATAATCGTATTAAGTTCCACACCGATGAAGATGGTCGTTCGATTTTGCGTTTTGAGCCCGCCATGCAATTTGATGTTGGTGTTTACAAGGCTGTAGCTCGTAACAAGGTAGGCCAAACTGTAGCTAGATGTCGTGTGGTAATTGCTACCTTGCCCGATGCTCCTGATTCTCCCGAAATTTCGGCCGCCAGTGGTAGTGAAATCTTGTTGCGCTGGAAACAGCCACGAGATGATGGTCACACTTCTGTGTTGTGTTATAGCTTGGAATACAAACGCTTAGATGGAGATGCCTGGATTAACATTGCCGACAATATTGATCACGAATTCTATTTGGTTCACGATCTTCAACCCAATACCCAATACCAATTTAGATTAGCTTCTAGAAACCGCATTGGCTGGAGTGAAATGGGCATTCCTATTACTGGTGCCACCAGTGGCATGGATGCTCCTAAGATTCATATTACCAAAGCCATGAAACATTTGCAACAGCTTACCGAAAATGGTCATGTTGTTTTGCCCGAAGAAGAACGCGTCCACACCGATTACCATTGCGAACGTGAACCTCCCAACTGGGTAACCGATCATTCGGTCAATGAGAAATATAGTTTCATTTCGGAAATTGCTCGTGGTGAATTCAGCACTATTGTTAAGGGCATACAAAAATCTTCGGATGCTGTTGTAGTAGCCAAGATCTTCGAAGTCAATGACGAGAATGAGGAGGATATTGTAGCTGAATTTGATAACTTTAAGACATTAAGACATGAACGTATTCCTGCCTTGTTTGCCGCCTACAAGCCTCTTAATGTTCCAATTGCCATTTTCATTATGGAAAAATTGCAAGGCGCCGATGTTTTGACCTACTTCAGCAGTCGTCACCAATACACCGAACAAATGGTTGCCACAGTTATTGTACAACTTTTGGATGCTTTACAATATTTGCACTGGCGCGGTTTCTGCCATTTGAACATTCAACCCGACAATGTTGTCATGGCCTCTGTCCGTTCGATACAAATTAAATTGATCGATTTCGGTTGCACCAAGAAGGTCAACAAATTGGGTGTTCAAGTTAGACCATGCGGCATGTTGGATTTCCAATCTCCTGAAATGGTTATGGAGGAACCGGTATTCCCACAATCGGATATTTGGTCAGTAGGTGTTTTAACCTATTTGTTGTTGTCCGGTACAAGTCCCTTCCGCGGTGCCGATGAATACGAGACCAAACAGAACATCACCTTTGTACGTTATAGATTTGAAAATCTATTTGGTGAAGTGACACCTGAAGCCACCAGGTTTATTATGTTCTTATTCAAACGTCATCCACA AAAACGTCCATACACCGAAGACTGTCAAGAACACAGATGGCTTATGGCTTCCGATTATATGGTTAAGAAACGTGAAAGAGCTCACTTCTTAGGCAATCGTCTCAAG GAATTCTCTGATGAATATCACTCTCAAAAGTCTGCTAAAGCTGCTCCTAAAATTAACTTTGAAGGTGGACCCACTCCCTCTCAGCTTTTAAGATCTAACAGCATACAAGAGGAATTATTTACCAcctattaa